The window TAGAATAAAATTCATACTTTCTTTTTTGTGTTCATAAAAtggtataaaattacaaatgCTCCATCTAGAGTCAAAGACCTCCCTGATAGGATCAAATAAGCATTTGTACTTTTGTGCCTACCTAAACGGTTTAAAATTTCAGtaagatgttttattttttttgttgtgtAGATGTTCTATCCTTATACTTGTTTGACATTATTATTGGTCTTTGTAGAAAGGCTTGGTTTATGTCTAATTCTCCCTCCCTTTTTAGTGAAGGCTTCTACTGGAGACTGATTTTTTCTGTTTACTCCAAGACAATTAAAGTTGACCATTTCCTTTGATTAACTTCATGATTGTTAAGCTTGCTTGTGTATACTATGAGACAAGACTAGCCACTCCATTCTCttatatatgtttttctttgcttgcaggTTTTTGAAGGAACATCTGGTATTGACAACAAGTTCACAACTGTGCAGTTCACAGGAGAGGTACAAcgttttcctttctttttctttcagtTCTGGAACTTAGTTGAGTTCATTGATTTGGGCCATGAAATGTTTGTTGAAATATGCCAATAATGCAAGAAAAGTTGAATAATCAATTTATTAGTTGTTTGTTCAGTGATGAGCCATGATCAAaagaaatattatttatttactatAAAATCTTTGTTTGGCACATTTTAGTTTCATTTTACTATATTAGATTGAGTGGAATTTAAGCTAACCGTTAATGACTCTTTTCGTATAATCTTTAGCATAAGAtgcatttcattttctttaactagaaTATTCTAATTTCATTGTGGTATGGGAGACAACTTTCATATATTCATCCATTATGGTAAATTTTGTGATTTATGAAAGATAGGAGCAAAGTTTTTACGTTAGTGAACATTTAGGATTCTGCATATTGCCATATTTTTTGTCCAGCTGCACATATGCATGACCGATGGCTGAATACACACTGTTATATGAGTTGCTCTTGTTATAATTGTTGTAGAGATCTTTCTTGTGAAGttgttttattatattattgtgACCTTTGTAATAACTGAAATTTCGTCAGGTTTTGAAAACACCTGTATCATTGGATATGCTTGGATTGGGCGCATATTTAGTGGTTCCGGAAAACCCATTGATAATGGTCCTCCAATTCTGCCAGAGGCTTTCCTAGATATTTCTGGTAAGATGTGGAACGTGATATTTGCTCTATCATTGGGTGTTAgaagttttattgtgttttattttgttctttctCGCTTTAATTGGAacccttttccttttccttgtcTTTCTCAGGAAGCTCCATAAACCCTAGGGAAAGAGCCTATCCTGAAGAGATGATACAGACAGGGATATCATTGATGTCATGAATTCTATTGCCCCTGGTCAGAAGATTCCACTTTTTTCTGCTGCTGGTCTTCCTTGTAACGAAATAGCTGCTCAGATTTTTCGCCAAGCAGGTCTTGCGAAGAGGCTTGAAAAGTCTGGAAATCTTTTGGAGGTATATTTTGTACGCTGGTGTTGATAAGGAGGCCATTCCCACCTTTTCTTTATTAGTATGCTTTGTTGAATTGAAACCAAATTCTTGGTCTTTCTTAGTCCATCATCACTTGAATGCCATTCTATGCTTGTTTGTCTGTCAGAGATGGCCGCCTTTAACTTGTATTTGCTTTCTCTCTGTAATATTAACTACTGGAAACTAACCATTAATCTGCACTTCGGGGATAAATAACTTGCCAGATTCAATTGTTGTCTCACTGGgtataacttttaatttatgatTCAGAGACTTTTCtgaaagaaaaaggttttattgTATTGGATTGAATTATTCAGATGGTTATTCATATGGTTTTTGCCTTTTCTTATTTGGAATTAGGACTCCATTtgccttttctttctcttatttaTATGTTTTCTTCTAACTGAGTTTGCTAAGTACGAAGCTGTTCTCTAATATGCGATGATTTTGTCTGTAGAATGGGGAAGAGGACAATTTTGCCATTGTATTTGCAGCCATGGGTGTAAACATGGAGACAGCCTAATTTTCAGGCGCGATTCTGAGGAAAATGGATCAATGGAGAGAGAGTTCCCTTTTCTTAAACTTGGTAATTTCAACTTAATTAATCTCTGTTCTTTTCTCATTTTGTTTGTCTAACTTCGCTTTATTGAATAGTTTGTCTATAAATATGCCTATGCACTACTTGTCAACATTTTGCTTGCTGTTTTACAGGCCAATGATCCCACCATCGAGGGAATCATCACTCCTCTAATTGCCCTCACAACTGCAGAGTTTTTGGCCTATGAATGTGGGAAGCATGTTCTAGTTATACTTACTGATATGAGTTCTTATGCTGATGCTCTTTGTGAGGTAATGAATTTACCTCAACGAGTTTTGTAGACACATTAACATCCTTTAAACTTGAAGATCTTCAGTTTCTTGCGAGGATTGGATCATGACTtttctcgttttcttttatatgttTCATTAGAAATTTTCTGCAACTGACTGATCTGATAAAACATTGCTGATTCTAAGTCCAGGTATCTGCTGCTAGAGAGGAGGTGCCTGGAAGGCGTGGATATCTGGGTTACATGTATACTGATCTTGCAACAATTTATGAGGGTGCTGGGCGCATTGAAGGCCGAAAAGGCTCCATCACCCAAATTCCAATTTTAACCATGCCCTATGATGGTAATCTTTTGggttaaaaaaaagaagatatgCTCTACTTGGCACACAATTGCACTTGCCATCAATTtatggttgattttttttatatttaaatagaTATCACACACCCTACTCCTGATCTTACGGGTTATATTACTGAGGGTCAAATATATATTGATCGACAACTTCATAATCGACAGGACTCTTAGTAGGTTTTGGTTCATTTCTCTCAAAATTGTTTCCTTAACGTCTCCCAGCAAACCGTTCTTACTGGACCGAATTCAAGCTGTGCCAAATCCTCGTAATACTGTTGGTTATTATGGAATAATAGTTAATGGAAaagtttttttactttgccaagtATGCCAATCAGCTACTAAATATGGAACCTCCAGTAGAACTAGTCTAACACGAATTCTGCTCATCATGTGCTAGAATGCCCCCTTTGCTTATATTAAGTGAACTTCATAGGATCCTTTCCAATATGAATGATTCAGAGACTCGTTAATATATACGTTCTTTCTCTTCTTTGAAAGATATTCATGGAAATGAGTATTGTCCTGCTTCTTTTGAGTTAGCATAAtagaccttttttttttctttctttttttttattttataaaaagctGTGTAATTATCGGTTCATCTTTTGAGCAGATATACCCACCTATTAATGTCCTGCCGTCACTTTCTCGACTAATGAAGGTAAGGCATATCGCCTTGCCTCATGCTCAGGGTGTCTTCTTCAAATACTGATGTATACCGAGTTAAGAAATTCATTTGTCAAGGCTCATTGTTTTTGATATACCTGCAGAGTGCTATTGGCGAGGGAATGACTCGTCGAGACCATGCTGATGTGTCCAACCAGGTCATTTTCTTTTTGGAAGTTCGAAGTTTATGATCACTTAATATATCTTGTAGGTCTCTCATTTAATTCCCTCTTGATTTGGAATTTCAGTTGTATGCAAATTATGCTATTGGAAAAGATGTCCAGGCAATGAAAGCTGTGGTTGGAGAGGAAGCACTTTCTTCTGAAGATTTGGTAacctctcttctctctctattCTTTCACGTGTCTTCTTATTGATTGAAATTTTCATATGGAggaagggtaaattacacccatggccttTCAACTAAGGTCTTACTTTCTTTATGGCTTCTTACCTTCAAAACCGGACATAAAAGTCACCGAATTTTGTTCTTTACTTACATAAAAGTCCATTGATCTCAAAATGACTGATGACGCCTCAGAATAGAAAAGTCCAAGAATTGaagttgtttagaaccacaTTTTCCATGGAACTAACATTTTCAGTTTTCCAAATCACCATTTTTGGAGCTCTAAACAACCATTTTcgctctcctaaccaaacaatacctaaacGACATGAAAACCAAACGATTCAAGAATtcaagttgcttagaatattatttcCATCAGCTCTACAATGGGAGGGTTACCTGCTATTTAAGTGGTCAAAGGTTGGTAAAAGGCAAAGTTCAAGGACTTTTATTTCCGGTTTTAATGTTCAGGGGTCATAAGAAAGTTGCTTGGAACACAAGTGGAGGGGCCATGGGCGTAATTTACCCTATGGAGGAAAACAATTGGCTTGAATACAACTGCCTTCAGCATAATTGTTTTTTATGTTAAAACAACTCTGTCTGAGTGCAAACAATCTTTCAAAAAACACTGAATGTGTGTTTCTTTTCTGCAACCACTAGCTATATCTGGAGTTCTTGGATAAATTTGAGAGGAAATTTGTGGCACAAGGGGCTTATGACACCCGCAACATCTTCCAGTCCCTTGATCTGGCATGGATGCTGCTCCAAATCTTCCCTCGCGAGCTTCGGCGCCGAATATACTACAGTCGTGATGCAACAAACTGAGCTGATGAAGCTAGTGAgttttcattttcttatttctATCCGTTTCTACTAGAGCAGACTTGAGTTATGCAGTTGCCCTGCCGGAGTTTCAGGACTCGGCCATCTCGCTTGCAGAATGCTGTGTGTAATCTCAACTAAGGGTGCATTAAGATGTTTGTCTGGTTTTCAAAATTATTAGCAGATTTTTGTTTGTCAAGAACCTGGAAGTGTCAGCCTATGATATGATAATTCCTCTTGCATTTTAGCAAACTGGAACTGATAGAAAGGTCATTAGAAACATAAAAAGCCCTTTGTATTTGAAGTTTATATTCCCTtcgaaataaaaagaaatgctTGTCAAACTAAACACATCCTTGAAGAATAAAAATTAGTTTTAGTTTATCCTTGTACAATTTGAATATTCTAAACCTATGAATATGTACAAATAAAGAATCAATCTTTCTCTAAACAAACCAAACCCCAACAAAGAACAAATGAATGAATTTCTTCCTACATTCTATGCTTAAATTTCAAGTATCTTTTCCCATTTTAACTATCATGGCAATCCAAGTTTTTGATACTCTTCTTCTGCACATTGGGCAAGAACAGTGTCCCGTAAACCACTTACAGATACATGACAGGTGGAAAGTGTGTCGGCAATTCGGCAAGCTGCAAACAGTATCCCCTAATTGGAAGTCCTTCCAATGAGaaggaaaatgaaaaattctCTAGTAAGTTCATATTCTTATTTGGCTTTAGTTAGCTCCTGTACTTGTACGTTTTTGGACAGTCTAGCCGCTGACTAACAAATCTGTTAGACGAATCTCTCATTTTTCGTTAACTGGTGCATCATTAGTTTCTATCTGAGCCAATTAATGGAGATTGGAAGAAATGTCTAACAGATTTATTAGCAGAAGCTAGATTATCCGAAATTACAAGCACATGAACTCGATAAAACAAATAGAAAGTGATAAAGAAGAAAACCTGAAGGCAAATTGAACAGAATGGTCCATTCCATAGGGTGTCCACTAGGTTCTTGTCTGTGAGTATAATCTTATTTTTCTGGACTTCATTTTGCATTATATGCACAACATTTCTTGCCTGATAGATTACATTCATATTGGAGCAATAAATTAACATTACCATCTTATTTAAAGGAAAGGACAGTAGAAGAAAAAGACTAATTTTGAGCATTTGAAATGCaggtgccttctatgcttactttgttttttctaccattggatgagcttactttgataaagttcatcaccatccaatggtgaaaaaaacaaagtaagcatatcCTAACCCTTGAAATGCATATGAATACAAGGGCGAATACAGACTTCGAAAGCTAGAGAATGCAAATTTGCATCCCCAACAATCTATTTTGTGGGAAGACTGAACCACCACTCTCAGAGGTGGTTCCCGGAAGTTAGGGTGCTATCTCCGTCTTGTCCTCTTTTTCATTTGTAAAAGgggaaataatttattagtcccctactttttacctaacacactgtttagtcctcctattttgaaaaacacattataaggtccctagcttttgccaatattaatcctttggtccttttgtctagtttttttagacttataaccgttatatttggcataaacagacaaatataaaataagagtaacATGATCATTTTATATTGTGTCGTGtctgtcctaaaagctaagatatgttcggttgaaaatctaaaaaaatagataaaaggaccaaagagttaatattgacaaaagatagggatcttaaaatgtgttttttaaaatagggggaccaaacagtgtgttaggtaaaaagtaggggactaataaattatttacccaaagacAATATGCTTTGCATTGGTaggaaaaagaaattaagttgTTGAAAGTTACCTGAGTTTCTTGCAGGACATGCATGGTTGGACTAAATCTTCCTTGAATTAGTGTTTTTCTGAGGCAGTTTGAACCATATTCGACCTTGAAAACAGAATTAGGTGTAAATTAACTAGTCAAAAGTTGAAATAGAGGGTTAATTTCACCTATGATCctcaaacttttatttttataacagTATAGTGATAATACTTCAATTTGTAGCGTCAAGCCCTACAGCGCCTAAAAGATTTTAACGTTACAAATTGAAATATAATGGCTATACTGTTGTAAAAGTGAAAGTTTATGTACCATAAGTGAAATTAACCCTTCAAATTTATGGAGAAGAAGAGAAGCAGGAAGCTTACAATGGAAATGAAAGAAGCAATTGTACAATGATCAAAATCGAAGGTTGCAAATGAAACTTTAAAGATTTCGGCAGAGAGAATACAGCCCACAATAGTTCCAACTGTGGCTCCATGGAAAAACCCACTTTTAGTACTTACTCCGACCAAACCTCCCGATATGGCTCCCAATGTGGCGCCAACTACAAGTATGGATATCAAAGTTGTGGGTGAATAATTATGTAAatcagttaaaaaaaattactaactgaaaatttgacaaaaataaaaataaatttacgatattatgatattttaagattgaaaattatatactgataaaatacataaaaaaaagattttgataaatgtaaataaaaaaatttaatgtaattttctctaattttttttttcaaaattacccTCATtgaaaaactttttttttttaagaaccaGAAAAGGTAATAGAGCGCTAGAGAAATGGTAATTTTGTGACCCAAAACCATGCATATTTCATGATATAATTGATGTCATATGTTACATAGAAAATCCTATGACGTGAAAAGTATAATTCTGCAGTCTGCCTTTATGTTATATATATTCATAATTTTATACACAAAAAATTTAATCTCAAATTTAGAAAAAAGTTTAGACGTGATTATTTTGAATGAAGTTTTGAGGTGATTAAATTGGTTTAAGACATAGAATTTTTCTGATTAAGCTTGAAGTAGACTTGTCCATGGCCAGACTGGATTGAATTTGAGCCAGGCTTAACAAGTTTTTGTTTAAAAATGTTCAGCCCAAATCAATCTGTTATTAATTTAGATAAGTTCGAACTGGAAACTCAGGCTTAAAAATGAAAGCCCAAGCCGGTCCATATAAATCCaactgaaaaaaaataaataatttttaataataaaaaataaaattatacttaaaaaaaaatatttaataaataaatatataaatttagtagttaatattaataggccGGGTCGGACCGTACTATTTTATAAAACTCATGCCTATTtcaaaaaatagataaaatttaatGGGTCTGGATGGCTTAAACCTAAGGTcaattattttatataagtCTGGCCTAGGCGGACCAAACAGATATCTAAACCCGTGAACAAATCTTGTCCGAATCTGACCTTTGAATTTTATGGGCTGAGTTGGATTGGGACAAACCCGGACCGACCCAACATAACCCATGAACCGATATTAGAGAAATTAAACACAttcttagaaaaaaaaagatttttttttttttttttaacctttgTGCAACAACTTTGAATGATAAATAATGGTGAGCTTTACTAAGAGGCGACAAGTCGTAAAGTCAAGTAAGTATCCATTTCTCACACGGAACAGAATAACAAAATTATTGCTTAACATTTAACTTTTACGTTTCCTAATAACTCAAGCATCTATGGCTGCTGCTGCATTTCGCTATTTTCATAATTAAACTGATCTATTCTACATATGGAAAATTTAaggaataatagtaataataatgaAAGAGAGGAATTGAACAGACCCACTGCGAAAACGAAAGCTGAGATTGCGAAAAACAAGCTGCAGGAAATTGATGAAATTGCAGAAGAAACCCCTAAAATTAAAGCTGATGAAGAAAATATGTACGTCGCCATggataaaaaaagaagaagaagaagaagaagatggtgaaaaggagagaagagaagtctataaatataATAGACAAGGCAATGAAGCCGCCATAATGAGAAAGCTGACCATTTacctcttttcttcttcttataaAGGAATTTGTCAACTTCTTTTTCATCTTTATATAGAAATTTACACTTCtgtctctttctctctctctggatattttatcatttttttaaatacaTTATGAGTACTTTAATTTGGTACAAAAAACTAATTGAGTCCTTAAATTTACAAATTGTCTCTTTAAAGGAACATATCACAAATTTGTTTAAATTCTTCAActtatatatttcaatttgcaTAAATCTCTTTGCAAGTTCTTCAAATTAACCGCCTGTTTGTTAGAATGGATATAGGAGatgggatagagataaaaaaacacgagataagttattccgtgtttgtttgggaaatagaagagtgagacggatgagggataagcttcttatccctcaaatcctatactcAGGAAGGGgatggtataaggaggtgggataagctcctgcgattttaatagcaTGAAAAAGTCATTCTTATCTATCAatttaatgttatgtagtttaaatagagttaaaatagtaaaatgtattattttatccccaTCCCTATTCCACATACcaaattgaataataattctcgactatcatatttttatcattatcccaaccatttatccttatccctatcccaacctttattcctatccctatcccaatagaataccaaacgccccgtaaCGACAAAATGCTTTATAAATTTAAAGAGACAAGTGGTGAAGCTCTTTAGCCAGATGATTGAGAGGTCATAGGTGGGAGGTGGATTGAGGGTTTTTCTTTatctttaatgtaattttcatttgtttaatgtaagtgcattgcgcacaacttaaaaaaaaaaaaaacgagacAAATAATTTTTGTAGTCCAACTTGAAAGAGTTCCTAGTATATTAAGCCCAATTCTTCCAAATTATCATTTAAGACAACTGAATTAAGGGTCAAAAATGTTTAGTAAATAAATCTAATTTTACgcatcaatttagttttattaaCAAATATTAgttcaatttttatatattttaaatattaaaactaGTGGAATTTTAgattattttatcaaatattaccaatttaaaagttaaaatgatccaaatttaatcaattaaggttGATTTGAGTGGTTAAGAGTATCAAATCAATTAAGTTAAATCTTAAATTCGAGTCATAGCGTatgcataaaactttaattgTGAGGGATCCACTTAAAAATTGTCTGATGAGCCTCAAACCAAGAAATCAGATAAactgtataaaaaaaaaaaagttaaattgagATCTGAATTTAATTTGTACtaaattgatttttaaaaacattttttatcctgttttatttttttcctacGAAAACA of the Euphorbia lathyris chromosome 7, ddEupLath1.1, whole genome shotgun sequence genome contains:
- the LOC136235101 gene encoding NEP1-interacting protein-like 1, which encodes MATYIFSSSALILGVSSAISSISCSLFFAISAFVFAVVGATLGAISGGLVGVSTKSGFFHGATVGTIVGCILSAEIFKVSFATFDFDHCTIASFISIVEYGSNCLRKTLIQGRFSPTMHVLQETQARNVVHIMQNEVQKNKIILTDKNLVDTLWNGPFCSICLQDFQLGDTVCSLPNCRHTFHLSCICKWFTGHCSCPMCRRRVSKTWIAMIVKMGKDT